A part of Astyanax mexicanus isolate ESR-SI-001 chromosome 2, AstMex3_surface, whole genome shotgun sequence genomic DNA contains:
- the myoz3a gene encoding myozenin-2 isoform X1, with the protein MQNSHNSLAKQRQQQALALSREVRGEGLNLGKKVSVPRDVMMEELNLTSNRGSRMFQERQKRVEKYTVESCADASTIIYDNHFQSQLQNQDQTAEHLHGGKENLVYPVPGKHSLVTTLKKTVAKKGSPSVLAPGYSGPLKEIPREKFNTTVIPKSYCSPWRQALGDNEELLSSLNTELPPPEKLQPANYRCFNRVAMPFGGPMHSTKRVIPIINFEALESQNLPGLALNRMSKRRDFNRAPRGWGTDFAPESNEL; encoded by the exons ATGCAGAATTCACACAATAGCCTCGCCAAACAGCGGCAGCAGCAGGCACTGGCCCTCAGCAGAGAAGTCAGaggag AGGGCCTGAACCTGGGGAAGAAGGTCAGCGTGCCCAGAGATGTGATGATGGAGGAGCTGAACCTGACGTCAAACAGAGGCTCCAGAATGTTCCAGGAGAGGCAGAAGAGAGTGGAGAAGTACACAGTGGAAAGCTGTGCTGACGCGTCTACTATCATATAC GACAATCATTTTCAGAGCCAGCTCCAGAACCAGGATCAGACAGCCGAACACCTACATGGAGGGAAGGAGAACCTGGTGTACCCCGTACCTGGTAAACACAGTCTGGTTACCACTCTGAAGAAAACTGTGGCCAAGAAAGGCAGCCCCAGCGTCCTTGCTCCAG GTTACTCTGGTCCTCTGAAGGAAATTCCACGTGAGAAGTTCAACACCACAGTAATTCCCAAATCCTACTGCTCACCCTGGAGACAGGCACTGGGAGACAACGAGGAGCTCCTGTCCTCCTTAAACACAGAGCTACCTCCACCAGAGAAACTGCAGCCTGCTAACTACAGATGCTTCAACAG AGTTGCCATGCCTTTTGGGGGTCCCATGCACAGCACCAAGAGAGTGATCCCAATCATCAACTTTGAGGCTCTGGAATCCCAAAACCTGCCTGGCCTGGCGCTGAACAGGATGTCCAAAAGACGCGACTTCAACAGAGCACCTCGAGGATGGGGCACCGACTTTGCACCTGAATCAAACGAACTCTGA
- the myoz3a gene encoding myozenin-2 isoform X2 has protein sequence MQNSHNSLAKQRQQQALALSREVRGEGLNLGKKVSVPRDVMMEELNLTSNRGSRMFQERQKRVEKYTVESCADASTIIYDNHFQSQLQNQDQTAEHLHGGKENLVYPVPGYSGPLKEIPREKFNTTVIPKSYCSPWRQALGDNEELLSSLNTELPPPEKLQPANYRCFNRVAMPFGGPMHSTKRVIPIINFEALESQNLPGLALNRMSKRRDFNRAPRGWGTDFAPESNEL, from the exons ATGCAGAATTCACACAATAGCCTCGCCAAACAGCGGCAGCAGCAGGCACTGGCCCTCAGCAGAGAAGTCAGaggag AGGGCCTGAACCTGGGGAAGAAGGTCAGCGTGCCCAGAGATGTGATGATGGAGGAGCTGAACCTGACGTCAAACAGAGGCTCCAGAATGTTCCAGGAGAGGCAGAAGAGAGTGGAGAAGTACACAGTGGAAAGCTGTGCTGACGCGTCTACTATCATATAC GACAATCATTTTCAGAGCCAGCTCCAGAACCAGGATCAGACAGCCGAACACCTACATGGAGGGAAGGAGAACCTGGTGTACCCCGTACCTG GTTACTCTGGTCCTCTGAAGGAAATTCCACGTGAGAAGTTCAACACCACAGTAATTCCCAAATCCTACTGCTCACCCTGGAGACAGGCACTGGGAGACAACGAGGAGCTCCTGTCCTCCTTAAACACAGAGCTACCTCCACCAGAGAAACTGCAGCCTGCTAACTACAGATGCTTCAACAG AGTTGCCATGCCTTTTGGGGGTCCCATGCACAGCACCAAGAGAGTGATCCCAATCATCAACTTTGAGGCTCTGGAATCCCAAAACCTGCCTGGCCTGGCGCTGAACAGGATGTCCAAAAGACGCGACTTCAACAGAGCACCTCGAGGATGGGGCACCGACTTTGCACCTGAATCAAACGAACTCTGA